TAAAAGGATAAAAAATGTTACAGAGTTACGAAAAAAATATAATTAAAGCGTTTCGTGCTGGTTTGTTTGATAATAGCAAACACGAACTTTACAAAAATTTAGCCGACACTTACAATTATGGCATAGGTGGTAGCGAAATTTCTATTTTTTATGATAGCACACTGGCTGCTTTTTTAATGAATATGCAAACGAAATAGAAAAGTATTGTGAAAATACGGATTGTTTAGAAGTTATGGAACAAGCAAACTGGGTTAAAATTTCACTATTTGATACTTTGTTTGATAATGAAAGCATAAAGGCAAGAGTTATGCAGGGCATATTTATGAACTTGCTATAAGTTTTATCGAAAAAAGGTGGCATAATATGTTTGAGATTATAGAATTTAGATTTTTGGATTTTCAAAAGATGATTGCTGAAAATTTACCACTTACAAATCAAGATATAAGAAGCTTAATAGATTTTTGCAAACAAAACGGCAAATTTATTAATCTAAAGGGGGTAAATATTCCGCCATTAAGGGATAAAATTTGCGAAGCATTTGAGGCTATGCAAGATGACCCAAAAATTGCACAAAGCCAGATTAAACTTGATTATGATGGTAATTTAATCAATTCGACATTTTAATGATATAAGGATGTAAAATATTTTTTGAAAAGTTTCCTGAATTGTTTTTTTTGCTGTAAGCATAAAAAGAGATAATAAAGGATAATAGGGCGTAAAAACGCCCTTGCAATAAAAAAATAAAAGGAGTAAAAATGCTAATCTTAGATAACATAAAATGTAGCAAGGAAGTTGAAAGATTTATTAGCAAAAACTATAAAAACAAAAAATATTGTCACGATGATTTTACTCAATCCTTGCAAGAGTTTGCAGATAATGAATACGCTCTGGTGACAAAAGCAGAGTTAAAAAAAATATTATGCCGATTTAGATTTTGCATTAAAAGCAGATTTTGAAGACAGAGTAAAAAAGAATAAAAAAATATGTATAATTATTTTAATGGTTTCGAACTTAAAAGTAGATTGATATTTTCATTATTTCAGCTTGATAGTTATTGAATATCTGCCTTTCATTAACCAATAACATTTTACTACCAACATTATACATTTACTAGCTTTGTCGCCTACATTGTTTCAAAAATAAATCTATATCCAGTTACGGCTCTATATTTACTCTTTTCAGTTTCTTTTTCATATCTTAGTGACTTAAAATTTTTACCATTAAGCTCATTAATAGACGGGATAATAACAAATCTATCTATATCAGTAGAAGTATATGTTTTGGGTGCGTTTGTAAGACGTAAAAATTCTTGCTTGTTAAAAGTTATAATTTTATGACCATTCTCATTTGGCTCAATGTTTTCAAATTGTTTTATACTCCTAAATAAACATATAGCAAATTTTCCACTAATTTCGCAAAGCTCATACATATCAAAATGCATAAAATTGCTAATCGTATCAAAAAGTAAATTATGTGCATAAGAATTTAGTCTAAATCTAAGCACTTGTTTATTTTTCATAGCACTTATTTTTTTAAAAAATGGAAAGCGAGTATAGTATTCGTCCTTTTTTTCAGAAAGGCAACTAACTGAGCTATTTGAGCTAGATACCTTATCTACAAAATTACAAATTTCACTATAAAAGCGTTTTTCATTTTTTTTGATAACTTCTATATCAAAAAATTTTTTTAAATCATCAAAAGATATATCTATTGTTCCTATATTTTTTCGTTGTTTGGCGTGCCAACAAATTGTGAAAAATATCTTAAAATCAATTGCGTTGAATGTTTTTGGAAAATCAAGGCAATTAAGCTCATTTTTGTAGGCCAAATCACTTGAGAGTGCTTTTTTCGTAACTCTAAACACCAAAAGTCCTTTCACGAACTCAAACGAAAAAAGACACATTCTATGTTTAATCCTTAAATACGACATAGCCAAAAATAATAATTTTCAGCTATTTTATTGTGTCTTATTGCGTTATAAGTTATATTAAAATTGTGTCTTTTATTATATCATAATCTTTGCCAACTACACACTAAAAATTTAAATTTCTACATTATTTAAAAATTTAGCTCTAGCTTTGACGTTTTGCGGTAAATATTTTGCATAAGTTTCATAGGTTTGATTTAGGTCTTTGTGTCCTAGCATTTTGCACCCAACCCACATAGGTTCCTCTCCGCGACTTAGCATAATAGAAGCAAACGTATGTCTAGTGTCATAAAGTCGCCGTTTCTTGTAGCCTAAACTGGATAAGAGCTTGTGAAAATTATGTCTTAAAACAAATCTACGCTTTTTAAAAATACGTTCATCTTGTTTTAATTTTAACTTAATTAACTCATTTTTTACAATATCAAGCATATCGATAATCCTGTTTGATGATATAGTTTTTGGACTATCTAAAATGCCATTTTCGGCTAAATTTTTTGAAATTCTAATCTCACACTTAATAAAATCTAAATCATCATAAGTAAGTGCTAAAATTTCTCCTGTTCTTGCTCCAGTAAAAAATGCTATTACTAAAAATGTTCTTAGTTCGCCAGTTGCACACTTGATTAAATTAAGCACTTCATCAAGGCTAAAAACTTCAAATTCGTTTTGGAATATCTCTTTTTTAACTTTTGGTAGCATAAAAACATTTTTTACAATATAGTCATTTTCAACAGCATAATTAAAAACTGATTTTGCAAATGAAGCAACACGCTTTAGGTATCGACTACAAATATTTTTACTCATAAAGTACCTTAAAAAAGATACATTATGTTCCCTTTTGTAATCATCTGCATATATCAATTTTTCAGTTGCACAAAATTCCAAGAATAATTTTATTATGTTGCGATATGAAGCAATAGTAGAAGCTTTTAAAAATAGTTTTTCATTAAATATTGCTTTACAAATGTAATATATGCTACGCCTATCATCGACGTATTGTTTTATATGTGCCTTTTTCTTTTTTTGCTTTGTTTCACTTTTTTGAATTTGTTTGATAGTATTATCGTCTTCCAGTTTTCTGTATAGCTTTATTATCTCCCTTTTATCATCAACAGAGCCAATAAATTCACTATAATGCTTTTTAACAAACGTTAAGGCAAAACTACAATTTTTTAAGCCAGTTGAACGCCTAATACGAATATTATTTTGCTGATAATCAATCCAAATAATGCCATTTCTAATATAAATATTATGATTTTTCTTTAAACCTTTCATAATTTTAATCATACCATATATAAAAATTTGCTTAAATTCTTAAAATATTTAAGAATTTAAAAAAATAATTCAAAATTTTTTAAAACTTAAAATAGCGATTTTACAGATATTATAAAGCATTTTACTTAATAAATACTTAAAAAATTATTTTTATATTTTTTAGTTTCAAAATGCATTAAAATACCCAATATATAAGTATTTAAGGCATATTATAAAAATTAATTAAATTTTTTAAACCGCAAAATCTCTACTTTAATTTGCAAATTTTGTTTCTGTATAAAAGCGT
This genomic interval from Campylobacter anatolicus contains the following:
- a CDS encoding tyrosine-type recombinase/integrase, encoding MIKIMKGLKKNHNIYIRNGIIWIDYQQNNIRIRRSTGLKNCSFALTFVKKHYSEFIGSVDDKREIIKLYRKLEDDNTIKQIQKSETKQKKKKAHIKQYVDDRRSIYYICKAIFNEKLFLKASTIASYRNIIKLFLEFCATEKLIYADDYKREHNVSFLRYFMSKNICSRYLKRVASFAKSVFNYAVENDYIVKNVFMLPKVKKEIFQNEFEVFSLDEVLNLIKCATGELRTFLVIAFFTGARTGEILALTYDDLDFIKCEIRISKNLAENGILDSPKTISSNRIIDMLDIVKNELIKLKLKQDERIFKKRRFVLRHNFHKLLSSLGYKKRRLYDTRHTFASIMLSRGEEPMWVGCKMLGHKDLNQTYETYAKYLPQNVKARAKFLNNVEI
- a CDS encoding replication initiation protein, which codes for MFRVTKKALSSDLAYKNELNCLDFPKTFNAIDFKIFFTICWHAKQRKNIGTIDISFDDLKKFFDIEVIKKNEKRFYSEICNFVDKVSSSNSSVSCLSEKKDEYYTRFPFFKKISAMKNKQVLRFRLNSYAHNLLFDTISNFMHFDMYELCEISGKFAICLFRSIKQFENIEPNENGHKIITFNKQEFLRLTNAPKTYTSTDIDRFVIIPSINELNGKNFKSLRYEKETEKSKYRAVTGYRFIFETM